A DNA window from Prochlorococcus marinus XMU1406 contains the following coding sequences:
- a CDS encoding bifunctional folylpolyglutamate synthase/dihydrofolate synthase, with protein MKNANLKIFELLSPEYERDKIKLGLSRIKKALQELGNPCKNIPAIQIIGTNGKGSIAAYLESVLFEAKKSFGVTTSPHLFDICERIRVNKKNIDKTDFEKIYRSIEKKFSTFELTPFEKIICCALNFFDNEKVELLILEAGLGGRLDATTAHKYRPIIAIGNIGLDHKEFLGDTIEKIAKEKLAVIEKNSIVISCKQNSQVENLITKKVEEVGATIIWKDSISTSYELGLKGIFQKQNASVAVGAIEALNNLGFNIKEKHISEGLKKTTWKGRLEIINYFNKKILVDCAHNYPAAKALSNERSNWENEDEGIYWILGVQRQKDIYAILKTLLKKNDHLLLVPVPNQPSWQLKDLYQIKEIDFQKTIEFKTFELAIEYLFSLEKWPHNHPVLTGSIFLVAEFIKFAKNRAVKY; from the coding sequence TTGAAAAATGCAAATTTAAAAATTTTTGAATTACTATCACCCGAATATGAAAGGGATAAAATCAAGTTAGGTTTATCAAGAATTAAAAAAGCACTTCAAGAACTTGGTAATCCTTGCAAAAATATCCCTGCAATACAAATTATTGGGACCAATGGTAAAGGATCAATCGCGGCATATTTAGAAAGTGTACTTTTTGAAGCTAAAAAGAGTTTTGGTGTAACGACATCTCCTCATCTTTTTGACATATGCGAGAGGATTAGAGTTAATAAAAAAAATATTGACAAAACTGATTTTGAAAAAATCTATAGATCAATAGAAAAGAAATTTTCAACATTTGAATTAACTCCTTTTGAAAAAATCATTTGCTGCGCACTGAATTTTTTTGACAATGAAAAAGTTGAATTGCTTATTCTTGAAGCTGGCTTAGGGGGCAGATTAGACGCTACAACAGCCCATAAATATAGGCCAATAATTGCTATTGGGAATATTGGCTTAGACCATAAAGAATTTCTTGGAGATACGATTGAAAAAATTGCTAAAGAAAAGTTAGCAGTTATTGAAAAAAACTCAATTGTCATTTCCTGCAAACAAAATAGTCAAGTTGAAAATTTAATAACCAAAAAAGTTGAAGAGGTTGGAGCAACAATTATTTGGAAAGATTCAATTTCAACTAGCTATGAGCTCGGTTTAAAAGGAATTTTCCAAAAGCAAAATGCTTCAGTAGCCGTTGGAGCAATTGAAGCGCTGAATAATTTAGGATTCAATATTAAAGAAAAACACATTTCTGAAGGCCTTAAAAAGACAACTTGGAAAGGAAGGCTTGAAATAATAAATTATTTCAACAAAAAAATTCTTGTAGATTGTGCGCACAATTATCCTGCTGCAAAAGCACTCTCTAATGAGCGAAGTAATTGGGAGAATGAAGATGAAGGAATTTATTGGATTTTAGGTGTCCAAAGACAAAAAGATATTTACGCAATTTTAAAAACACTTCTAAAGAAAAATGATCACTTATTACTTGTCCCAGTTCCAAACCAACCTAGTTGGCAACTAAAAGATCTCTATCAAATTAAAGAAATTGACTTTCAAAAAACTATTGAATTTAAAACATTTGAGCTTGCCATTGAGTATTTATTTTCCCTAGAAAAATGGCCACATAATCATCCTGTTCTAACAGGTTCTATTTTCTTAGTTGCTGAATTTATTAAATTTGCAAAAAACAGAGCTGTTAAATATTAA
- a CDS encoding FAD-binding oxidoreductase, protein MTFKFIDKFREIKDLEIIESQSDVKRLSKDFYNYSPILTEKLDECIADLVVRPSDHNAVKKVAEICWEFSIPLTLRGSGTGNYGQAVPLFKGVVMQMSYFNKLEEFDPDTGFVKVQSGCVMGDLNKQLEKYGRELRLLPSTWKTATIGGFIAGGSGGIGSIRWGFLRDPGNLIGLEAITMNQKPKLYKFDAEESEPLNHAYGTNGIITSLLLATDIKRKWYSIVIHCIEFEKTIEILKTLTSAAIDLKLGAILEEEIVDQMPKWFKSKYRSHKILVQSTLGGTKTIKLICEKFNVKSSLLGEEEKLVNGISEVVWNHTTLHMRSRDKNWTYLQMLLPLNNEIELINFLRKKWGKKILWHLEAVAQQGSPRLAALPVLKWNGVEELNEIMEDCKKLGAFIFNPHVLTVEGGGLGVVDANQVKAKLKFDPKGLLNPGKLEGWKIKEQFNI, encoded by the coding sequence ATGACGTTTAAATTTATAGACAAATTTAGGGAAATCAAAGACTTAGAGATTATCGAAAGCCAATCAGACGTAAAAAGACTTTCAAAAGATTTTTATAACTACTCGCCAATCCTTACTGAAAAATTAGATGAATGTATTGCTGATTTGGTGGTAAGACCTAGTGATCATAACGCAGTGAAGAAAGTAGCAGAAATTTGTTGGGAATTTTCTATCCCTCTCACTTTAAGGGGTTCAGGTACAGGTAATTATGGACAAGCTGTCCCATTGTTTAAAGGAGTTGTAATGCAGATGAGTTACTTTAATAAGTTAGAAGAATTTGATCCAGATACAGGTTTTGTGAAAGTACAATCTGGATGTGTCATGGGAGATTTGAATAAACAATTAGAGAAATATGGGAGGGAATTGAGGTTGCTCCCTAGTACTTGGAAAACCGCTACAATTGGGGGCTTTATTGCAGGTGGATCAGGGGGTATTGGGTCTATTAGGTGGGGATTTTTGAGGGATCCAGGAAATCTTATTGGTTTAGAAGCAATAACGATGAATCAAAAACCTAAATTATACAAATTTGATGCTGAAGAATCCGAACCTCTAAATCATGCTTATGGAACTAATGGAATAATTACCTCTTTATTACTTGCTACAGATATCAAACGTAAGTGGTATTCAATAGTTATCCACTGTATTGAATTTGAAAAAACAATAGAAATATTAAAAACTCTTACCAGCGCCGCAATTGATCTGAAACTCGGCGCAATTCTTGAAGAAGAAATTGTAGATCAAATGCCAAAATGGTTTAAAAGTAAATATAGAAGCCACAAAATATTAGTTCAATCCACTCTTGGAGGGACAAAAACGATCAAGCTGATTTGTGAAAAATTCAATGTTAAATCTTCCCTCCTAGGGGAGGAAGAAAAACTCGTCAATGGAATTTCCGAAGTCGTATGGAATCATACAACTCTTCATATGAGGTCTAGGGATAAAAATTGGACATATTTACAGATGCTTTTGCCACTTAATAATGAAATAGAATTAATTAATTTTTTGAGAAAAAAATGGGGTAAAAAAATTCTTTGGCATTTAGAGGCAGTTGCTCAGCAAGGATCACCGCGGTTAGCGGCTTTGCCTGTATTAAAGTGGAATGGGGTTGAAGAATTAAATGAAATAATGGAGGATTGTAAGAAACTTGGGGCGTTTATTTTTAATCCCCATGTTTTAACTGTCGAAGGAGGAGGTCTCGGAGTGGTGGATGCAAATCAAGTAAAAGCAAAATTAAAATTTGATCCTAAAGGGCTACTAAATCCAGGGAAATTGGAAGGTTGGAAAATAAAGGAACAATTTAATATTTAA
- a CDS encoding amidohydrolase family protein gives MSNSGTAEVLIPRILCLIEDFENLIIDVEDLCSVRISWEDGFVSELKPLKNKVSKPKNILFPRFVETHSHFDKSFTWEKFPNLESNYQGALSENLKEHRNRTTDKVLERVEKSLNLAIQNGYRAIRSHIDTYKSQSIDVWIELFQLQKKFSSELTLQFVALAPLDFWDTSKGEDLAKKFSTHGGILGSVIVPPFNKKDTSKFLSKMLLLASKYKLEIDLHIDESIIEPGAGIKVLLETIDNLKINSIPITCSHLSSLISLSQREILNLGEKMAERNIKVIALPLTNFWLLNRSNKTTSLKRPVAPIKQLQKSHVDVSLGSDNVQDPWYPFGNFDPFYMLSCSIPMLQLNPWERTTLSSIFLAPSRLLNLKWDGLIKKGCPADFVILDAQRWADVFSSTLNRKVFIRGDLYC, from the coding sequence TTGAGTAATTCCGGCACAGCTGAGGTTCTAATTCCCAGAATCCTTTGTTTAATAGAAGATTTTGAAAACCTTATTATTGATGTTGAGGATTTATGTTCAGTACGCATCAGTTGGGAGGATGGATTTGTTTCTGAATTAAAGCCTTTAAAAAATAAAGTTTCAAAGCCAAAAAATATTTTATTCCCAAGATTTGTTGAAACGCATTCGCATTTTGATAAATCTTTTACATGGGAAAAATTTCCTAATCTGGAATCAAACTATCAAGGAGCATTATCAGAAAATCTTAAAGAACATAGAAATAGAACTACAGATAAGGTTCTTGAGAGAGTTGAGAAATCATTAAACCTTGCCATACAAAATGGATACCGAGCTATAAGAAGTCATATTGATACGTACAAAAGTCAATCGATTGATGTTTGGATTGAACTTTTTCAATTACAAAAAAAATTTTCTTCTGAATTGACATTGCAATTCGTTGCTTTAGCTCCATTGGATTTCTGGGATACTTCTAAAGGAGAAGATTTAGCAAAAAAATTTTCCACTCATGGCGGAATTTTAGGGAGTGTTATTGTTCCCCCTTTTAATAAAAAAGATACAAGTAAATTTCTCTCAAAGATGCTTCTTCTAGCGAGTAAATATAAATTAGAAATTGATTTACATATAGATGAATCAATTATTGAGCCTGGAGCAGGAATAAAAGTTTTATTGGAGACAATAGACAATTTAAAAATTAATAGTATTCCGATTACCTGTAGTCATTTAAGTAGTCTCATTTCTCTAAGTCAAAGAGAGATTTTAAATTTAGGAGAAAAAATGGCTGAGAGAAATATTAAGGTCATTGCTTTACCCCTAACAAATTTTTGGCTGCTCAATCGAAGTAATAAAACTACCTCATTAAAAAGACCAGTTGCGCCAATAAAACAATTACAAAAATCACACGTGGATGTATCTCTAGGTAGTGATAACGTTCAAGATCCTTGGTACCCATTTGGTAATTTTGACCCTTTTTATATGTTGTCTTGTTCGATACCTATGCTTCAACTAAATCCCTGGGAGAGAACGACTCTATCTTCTATTTTTTTAGCTCCCAGTAGATTATTAAACTTAAAATGGGATGGCTTAATTAAAAAGGGTTGCCCTGCTGACTTTGTAATTTTAGATGCACAAAGATGGGCAGATGTTTTTTCGAGCACTTTAAATAGAAAAGTATTTATAAGAGGCGATTTATATTGCTAA
- the miaB gene encoding tRNA (N6-isopentenyl adenosine(37)-C2)-methylthiotransferase MiaB: MLTKTKPDKKFFEKNSSTGSYWITTFGCQMNKADSERMAGTLEKMGYTRADNELKADLVLYNTCTIRDNAEQKVYSFLGRQAKRKHKTPSLKLVVAGCLAQQEGESLLRRVPELDLVMGPQHVNNLENLLGKVDLGNQVAATEETFISEDITSARRESSICGWVNIIYGCNERCSYCVVPSVRGKEQSRYPNAIKSEIQKLADDNFKEITLLGQNIDAYGRDLPGTTKEGRKENTLTDLLYFIHDVKGIRRIRFATSHPRYFSKRLIQACFELDKVCEHFHIPFQSGNDEILKQMSRGYTVKKYKNIIDNIRSLMPDASITADAIVAFPGETEQQYQDTLKLISEIGFDQVNTAAYSPRPNTPAAVWTNQLSEEVKKARLQEINDLVEKTARRRNQRYINNIESVLIEGLNPKNSSQIMGRTRTNRLTFVEIPKNINFNFSLGDEIDVRINEARPFSLTGALYL; this comes from the coding sequence GTGCTAACAAAAACAAAACCAGACAAAAAATTTTTTGAAAAGAATTCATCTACTGGCAGTTATTGGATAACCACTTTTGGATGCCAAATGAACAAGGCTGATTCTGAGAGAATGGCTGGGACGTTAGAGAAAATGGGATACACCAGAGCAGATAATGAATTAAAGGCCGATTTGGTCTTGTACAATACATGCACTATTAGAGATAATGCAGAGCAAAAAGTGTATAGCTTTCTAGGAAGACAAGCAAAAAGAAAGCACAAAACACCTAGCCTCAAACTTGTTGTTGCAGGTTGCCTTGCTCAGCAAGAGGGAGAATCCTTATTAAGAAGAGTCCCAGAACTTGATCTAGTAATGGGGCCTCAACATGTAAACAACCTTGAGAATCTTCTGGGGAAAGTTGACTTAGGGAATCAAGTTGCTGCTACAGAGGAAACCTTCATTTCTGAAGACATAACAAGCGCCAGAAGAGAAAGCTCTATTTGTGGCTGGGTAAATATAATTTATGGATGTAATGAAAGATGTTCATATTGTGTAGTTCCCTCTGTTAGAGGGAAAGAGCAATCAAGATATCCAAATGCGATAAAAAGTGAGATACAAAAATTAGCTGATGATAATTTTAAAGAAATTACTCTTTTGGGTCAGAATATTGATGCTTATGGTAGAGATCTTCCAGGAACTACAAAAGAGGGAAGAAAAGAAAATACTCTAACTGATCTTTTATATTTTATTCATGATGTTAAAGGAATTCGCAGAATAAGATTTGCTACAAGTCATCCAAGATATTTTTCAAAAAGGTTGATTCAAGCATGTTTCGAACTTGATAAAGTTTGCGAACATTTCCATATTCCCTTCCAAAGTGGAAATGATGAAATTTTAAAGCAAATGTCCAGAGGATATACTGTCAAAAAGTATAAAAATATTATCGATAATATAAGATCATTAATGCCAGATGCATCGATCACAGCCGATGCAATAGTTGCTTTCCCAGGAGAAACCGAGCAACAATATCAAGATACATTAAAGCTAATTTCAGAAATTGGCTTTGATCAAGTAAATACAGCTGCATACTCTCCACGGCCAAACACTCCTGCAGCAGTCTGGACTAATCAACTTTCTGAAGAGGTTAAAAAAGCTAGATTGCAAGAAATTAATGATTTGGTCGAGAAAACTGCTAGGAGAAGAAACCAAAGATACATCAATAATATCGAAAGTGTTTTAATTGAGGGTTTAAATCCAAAAAATTCCTCGCAAATTATGGGTAGAACAAGAACAAATAGATTAACTTTCGTAGAAATTCCCAAAAACATTAACTTTAATTTTTCATTGGGAGATGAGATAGATGTCAGAATAAATGAAGCAAGACCTTTTTCTTTAACAGGCGCACTTTATTTATAA
- a CDS encoding D-alanine--D-alanine ligase family protein: protein MIWEKKKCIGLIFGGHSNEHEVSISSAKTVFQAFNSEINKERFEVKAFYINKYGDWLDSDNSKKILIGEIENNKTKKQEIFNQEKINFLEGIEFQNVDVWFPLLHGFNGEDGSIHGLLRFTKKPLVGCGIIGSALGMDKILMKTIFSNLKLPQVNYLVFQNEDFKDKEVKNNLISEILKKLNFPVFVKPSNSGSSLGISKVKDESEILQALEKAWEIDPRILIEEGLEVREIECGIIGNSKLLSSEIGEVNYESEWYDYDSKYYSNNKIIIPAEIDSKITKEIKEIAIKSCRALNIFGFARVDFFLEKSTNKIFLNEINTIPGFTRQSMFPMLWKASGLKIEQLVAKLVDISLDL from the coding sequence ATGATCTGGGAAAAGAAAAAATGTATTGGGTTAATATTTGGTGGGCATTCCAATGAACATGAAGTATCGATATCCTCTGCAAAAACAGTGTTTCAAGCATTTAATTCGGAAATAAACAAAGAACGCTTTGAAGTTAAAGCCTTTTACATAAACAAATATGGCGATTGGCTTGATAGTGATAATTCAAAAAAAATACTAATTGGTGAAATTGAAAATAATAAAACAAAAAAGCAAGAGATTTTTAATCAAGAAAAAATTAACTTCTTGGAAGGAATTGAATTTCAAAATGTTGATGTTTGGTTTCCTCTTTTACATGGATTTAATGGCGAAGACGGTTCAATTCATGGCTTACTGAGATTCACAAAGAAACCTTTAGTCGGATGTGGAATTATAGGATCTGCACTTGGAATGGATAAAATATTGATGAAAACAATTTTCTCAAATCTTAAACTTCCACAAGTTAATTATCTAGTTTTTCAAAATGAAGATTTCAAAGATAAAGAAGTAAAAAATAATTTAATAAGTGAAATTTTAAAAAAATTAAATTTTCCTGTTTTTGTTAAACCTTCTAACTCTGGATCATCTCTTGGCATCTCAAAAGTCAAAGATGAATCAGAAATATTACAAGCATTAGAAAAAGCTTGGGAAATAGATCCAAGAATCTTAATTGAGGAAGGTTTAGAGGTAAGGGAGATTGAATGCGGAATAATTGGAAATTCAAAACTTTTAAGCTCTGAGATAGGCGAAGTAAATTACGAAAGTGAATGGTATGATTACGATTCAAAATATTACTCAAATAATAAAATAATTATCCCAGCCGAAATAGATTCTAAGATCACAAAAGAAATTAAAGAAATTGCTATTAAAAGTTGTAGAGCACTAAATATTTTCGGTTTTGCAAGAGTAGATTTCTTTTTAGAAAAATCTACTAATAAAATTTTTTTAAATGAAATAAATACAATTCCCGGATTTACAAGACAGAGTATGTTTCCAATGCTTTGGAAAGCTTCAGGTTTAAAAATTGAACAACTTGTGGCTAAACTGGTAGATATATCTTTAGATTTGTAA
- a CDS encoding cell division protein FtsQ/DivIB, whose product MKNKKPVKNRSFFFLISFLFLTTLLSIKTLKKVDIQDIRIYGSQLFSQNDLVNNSSLELPIRLIFIKTNLLEKELKQNLSLKNVSLNRELFPFGLKVIINTTTPIAYGERIFNDEKILGFIDKDGIFINKQNVEENNLKKLTIQVFGWKEEFKKILSEIFIALEDYEFEIVKITFSADGFLTVEEKHLKTIFLGSKPNLINYQLQIMNNLKNEFKKNSFSNKIDNIDLTNPNKPKIKVFKP is encoded by the coding sequence GTGAAAAACAAAAAACCAGTCAAAAATAGAAGCTTTTTTTTTCTAATTTCATTTTTATTTTTAACAACCTTATTAAGCATAAAAACTCTTAAAAAAGTTGATATTCAAGATATTAGGATTTATGGCAGTCAATTATTTTCGCAGAATGATTTAGTAAATAATTCATCTTTAGAATTACCCATCCGATTAATTTTTATTAAAACTAATTTATTAGAAAAAGAATTAAAACAAAATTTATCTCTCAAGAATGTTTCGCTAAACAGAGAATTATTTCCTTTTGGTTTGAAAGTTATTATCAATACAACAACTCCAATAGCTTACGGCGAAAGAATATTTAACGATGAAAAAATATTAGGCTTCATTGATAAAGATGGAATTTTTATAAATAAACAAAATGTGGAAGAAAACAATTTGAAAAAATTAACCATACAAGTTTTTGGATGGAAAGAAGAATTTAAAAAAATATTATCTGAAATTTTCATTGCTCTTGAGGATTATGAATTTGAGATTGTTAAAATAACTTTTTCTGCCGATGGATTTCTAACTGTTGAGGAAAAACATTTAAAAACAATATTTTTAGGATCTAAACCAAATTTAATTAACTATCAATTGCAAATAATGAATAACCTAAAAAATGAATTTAAGAAAAATAGCTTTTCAAATAAAATTGATAATATTGACTTGACTAATCCAAATAAACCAAAAATAAAAGTGTTCAAACCCTAA
- the ftsZ gene encoding cell division protein FtsZ codes for MSFGNNPNFDQSKEILPSQNAKIEVIGVGGGGSNAVNRMINSDLEGVSFRVLNTDAQALLQSSAERRVQLGQNLTRGLGAGGNPSIGQKAAEESKEELQQALEGSDLVFIAAGMGGGTGTGAAPVVAEVAKQSGALTVGIVTKPFSFEGKRRMRQAEEGIARLAENVDTLIVIPNDRLKDVIAGAPLQEAFRNADDVLRMGVKGISDIITCPGLVNVDFADVRSVMTEAGTALLGIGIGSGRSRALEAAQAAMNSPLLEAARIDGAKGCVINITGGKDMTLEDMTSASEIIYDVVDQEANIIVGAVVDEAMEGEIQVTVIATGFETSQPLNQQRIKNRLSNQPLYNFSDNKESGASIPEFLRLRQNKKDIG; via the coding sequence ATGAGCTTCGGTAACAATCCAAACTTTGATCAATCGAAAGAAATCCTTCCAAGCCAAAACGCCAAAATAGAAGTTATTGGTGTAGGTGGTGGTGGCAGTAATGCAGTCAATAGAATGATAAATAGTGACTTAGAAGGAGTTTCATTTCGAGTCCTCAATACCGACGCACAAGCCCTATTACAGTCTTCTGCAGAGCGTAGGGTCCAACTTGGACAAAATCTTACTAGAGGTTTAGGTGCAGGGGGGAATCCAAGTATTGGGCAAAAAGCTGCAGAAGAATCTAAAGAAGAGCTTCAACAAGCTTTAGAGGGATCCGATCTAGTTTTTATAGCCGCTGGAATGGGTGGAGGAACCGGTACGGGAGCAGCTCCGGTAGTTGCAGAAGTAGCTAAACAAAGTGGTGCTTTAACAGTAGGGATAGTAACCAAACCTTTTTCTTTTGAAGGGAAAAGAAGAATGCGTCAAGCAGAAGAAGGAATTGCAAGACTAGCGGAAAATGTTGATACTCTTATAGTTATTCCAAATGACCGATTAAAAGACGTTATTGCTGGCGCTCCCCTTCAAGAAGCATTTAGGAATGCTGATGATGTTTTAAGAATGGGCGTCAAAGGTATCAGTGACATAATTACTTGCCCAGGATTAGTTAATGTTGATTTCGCAGATGTAAGATCAGTCATGACGGAAGCAGGCACTGCTCTTCTCGGAATAGGCATTGGTTCAGGAAGGTCGAGAGCTTTAGAAGCAGCACAGGCAGCAATGAATAGTCCTTTACTAGAAGCAGCTAGAATTGATGGAGCTAAAGGCTGTGTTATAAATATTACCGGTGGCAAAGACATGACTTTAGAAGATATGACCTCCGCATCTGAAATTATTTATGATGTTGTTGATCAAGAAGCAAATATTATTGTTGGTGCAGTGGTTGATGAGGCAATGGAAGGGGAGATTCAAGTTACTGTAATTGCTACAGGATTTGAAACATCCCAACCATTAAATCAGCAAAGAATAAAAAATAGATTATCTAATCAACCCTTATATAATTTTTCAGACAATAAAGAATCGGGAGCCAGTATTCCTGAGTTCTTGAGATTAAGGCAGAATAAAAAAGATATAGGTTAA
- the panB gene encoding 3-methyl-2-oxobutanoate hydroxymethyltransferase yields MLPSDLVNYKKKSRKIIALTAWDSISGSIAEQANVDLVLVGDSLAMVCLGYKSTLPLTLENIIYHTNAVSRGFKKKIEEQPLVVSDMPFLTYQCGEDKAVEYAGKIIQSTYAKAVKIEGAEPEIQKVISRLIRMGIPVMGHIGLTPQSYLNIGLKKQGESLASQEKIKKEASILEELGCFSIVLEHIPDLLAKEIQNSLTIPIIGIGAGNYCDGQVRVTADLLGLNDDQPPFCQPIIQGKKLFKDKLKEWVDSERLN; encoded by the coding sequence ATGTTACCTTCAGACCTAGTTAATTATAAAAAAAAATCTCGCAAAATCATTGCACTAACTGCATGGGACTCCATATCAGGATCTATCGCAGAACAAGCAAATGTTGATCTCGTACTAGTAGGAGATTCATTAGCAATGGTCTGCTTAGGATATAAATCGACATTGCCATTAACTTTAGAAAACATAATTTACCACACGAATGCTGTTTCAAGAGGATTTAAGAAGAAAATTGAGGAACAACCTTTAGTCGTTTCAGATATGCCTTTTCTGACTTACCAATGTGGTGAGGATAAAGCTGTTGAGTATGCAGGGAAAATCATACAAAGCACTTATGCAAAAGCTGTAAAAATAGAAGGAGCTGAACCAGAAATACAGAAAGTTATTTCTAGATTAATAAGAATGGGAATCCCTGTTATGGGTCATATAGGTCTTACACCACAAAGCTATCTAAATATTGGATTAAAAAAACAAGGAGAAAGCTTAGCAAGCCAAGAAAAAATTAAGAAAGAGGCTTCAATTCTTGAAGAATTAGGGTGTTTTTCAATAGTTCTTGAACATATTCCTGATTTGCTTGCTAAAGAAATACAAAATTCTTTAACAATTCCCATAATAGGTATCGGTGCAGGTAATTATTGCGATGGCCAAGTAAGAGTTACTGCAGATTTATTAGGCCTCAATGATGATCAACCACCATTTTGCCAACCGATTATCCAAGGAAAGAAATTATTTAAGGATAAATTAAAAGAATGGGTAGACTCTGAAAGGCTTAACTAA
- a CDS encoding DUF3721 domain-containing protein — MKNSISLIPFLSMIILTLGCSNKPAEKEMKMPMLFDTREQAEKEAYKFGCEGAHQMGNKWMPCSMQKHNH; from the coding sequence TTGAAAAACTCTATTTCTCTTATTCCTTTTCTTTCGATGATAATTCTTACATTGGGATGTTCAAATAAACCAGCAGAAAAAGAAATGAAAATGCCAATGTTATTTGATACCAGAGAACAGGCAGAAAAAGAAGCCTATAAATTTGGTTGCGAAGGAGCTCATCAAATGGGAAATAAATGGATGCCATGTAGTATGCAAAAACATAACCATTAA
- the hemW gene encoding radical SAM family heme chaperone HemW, protein MNKFPRSAYVHIPFCHRRCFYCDFAVIPLGNKVETLKGYGSKTVQEYLQFLYKEILSIKHKSPLSTIYVGGGTPSILDPTQIKELIDLFKENYGIDYGAEITMEVDPASFTQDDLFGFINAGINRFSLGVQSFNNQILQKSGRRHLKEDAEKSCLWLKREYDSGLIKSWSLDLIQNLPLCGFKEWQDDLKKAITFSPPHLSIYDLNIENGTVFKKLVNLGKLKLPSDEEAFKNSESTHLIMKNAGYSRYEISNYCLPRHQSRHNRVYWSGLGWWSFGQGSTSSPWGEKLTRPRVSREYKEWVTRQYEFNLDSSLTNKEFVYKELDEKIMLGLRLKEGVDIKEVFKEQNWENKKFESNFSKLLEEWQRFLESGLLVRKGNRFFLSEPNGMELSNQVLVALFKWWDDINLD, encoded by the coding sequence ATGAATAAGTTTCCAAGAAGTGCTTATGTACACATTCCTTTTTGCCACAGAAGGTGTTTTTATTGTGATTTTGCAGTTATTCCATTAGGAAACAAGGTTGAAACTTTAAAAGGTTACGGAAGCAAAACTGTTCAAGAGTATTTGCAATTTTTATATAAAGAAATATTATCAATTAAGCATAAATCACCTCTATCGACAATTTATGTAGGAGGTGGTACACCATCAATTTTAGATCCAACCCAAATCAAAGAATTAATTGATCTTTTTAAAGAAAATTATGGAATTGATTATGGTGCTGAAATCACTATGGAGGTTGATCCAGCTAGTTTTACTCAAGATGATCTTTTTGGATTCATAAATGCTGGGATAAATAGATTTAGTCTCGGAGTACAAAGTTTTAATAATCAGATACTTCAAAAGTCGGGAAGGCGTCACTTGAAAGAAGATGCAGAAAAATCTTGTTTATGGTTGAAGAGAGAATATGATTCTGGGTTAATAAAAAGCTGGAGTTTAGATTTAATTCAAAACTTGCCACTTTGTGGATTTAAAGAATGGCAAGATGACTTAAAAAAAGCAATAACATTTTCACCACCGCATCTATCTATTTACGATTTAAATATTGAAAATGGCACTGTTTTTAAAAAATTAGTTAATTTAGGAAAATTAAAACTCCCAAGTGATGAAGAAGCTTTTAAAAATAGTGAATCAACCCATTTAATCATGAAAAACGCAGGGTATTCAAGATATGAAATCTCAAACTATTGCCTTCCGCGACATCAATCGAGACATAATAGAGTTTATTGGAGTGGTTTAGGCTGGTGGAGTTTTGGTCAAGGTTCCACTAGTTCGCCATGGGGGGAAAAGTTAACTAGACCAAGAGTTAGTAGAGAATATAAAGAATGGGTAACTAGACAATACGAATTTAATTTAGATTCATCCTTGACTAATAAGGAGTTTGTCTATAAAGAACTTGATGAGAAAATAATGTTGGGATTAAGACTCAAAGAGGGTGTAGATATCAAAGAAGTTTTTAAAGAACAAAACTGGGAAAACAAAAAATTTGAAAGCAACTTTAGTAAATTGCTTGAAGAATGGCAAAGATTTCTTGAAAGTGGACTATTAGTAAGAAAGGGGAATAGATTCTTTTTAAGTGAGCCTAATGGAATGGAACTAAGCAATCAAGTTCTTGTTGCATTGTTTAAGTGGTGGGATGACATTAATTTAGATTAA